The Paramixta manurensis region CGCAGATGAATGTGGATTCCGCCGGTAATTTCGTGTGCGGTACCGGCAGCAGTACCTGGCGTACTCTTCCGGTGTGGACCACCGATGCGAACGCGCTATGTCAGCAGCAACAGCAGCAAGTCCAACAGCAGCAGCAGTTGGAACAACAGCAACAGGATGAGCAGAAAGGGAGCGATGGCGTTGCTGGCTGGATAAAAGATATGTTTGGCAGTAAGTAATACTGTCTATGACAGAGGGGTGGCAGAGATGCCACCCTTTTTTTATGGGTAGATAACCGTGTATTGATTCTGGTTATTCCTTCCGCAAACCCGCACCCACAGCGGATTAATGGTTGCAGAACTTCCTGCGTTTCGCATATTATTCGACCTGCATAATAATAATTCTCGTTTACGTTTGCATCACATCTGCTGTCTTTTAATTTATTCAGAGAAACACTCATGTTTAATGCGCACCATCCTTTCTTCCGCTGCGGCTCGCCGGTCAAGACCACGAAACATCGTCTGGCGGTGCTAATTGCTCTGGGAATCAGTAGCGTTTCGTCAGTTGCTTACGCTGAAAATACCTTAGTTGTGAACGCGGAGAGCGCCGAACCGCAGGAAAATGCCTGGGGGCCAGCTGCCACTATTGCCGCAAAGCACAGCGCGACCGCCACCAAAACCGATACGCCGATTGAAAAAACGCCACAGTCCATTTCAGTGGTGACCAATGAAGAAATGCAAACGCATCAGTTTCAGTCGGTTAAGGAAGCATTGGGCTATACGCCGGGCGTTACTGTAGCGTCACGCGGCGCATCAAATACCTATGACGCGGTGTTAATTCGCGGTTTTGGCTCGGTTAATCAGAATAACTATTTAGATGGGCTGAAGCTGCAGGGTGACTTTTTTAACGAAGCGGTAGTCGATCCTTACATGCTGGAACGCGTTGAGCTAATGCGCGGACCTACCTCGGTTCTCTATGGAAAGAGCAGCCCCGGCGGCATTATTTCTATGGTGAGCAAACGTCCCACGCAGGAACCTTTGCGCGAAGTTCAGTTTAAAATGGGAAGCGATAACCTGTTTCAAACCGGCTTTGATTTTGGCGGGCCGCTGGATGATAACGGTGAGTACAGCTATCGTTTAACCGGGCTGGCGCGTGATGCGGATGAGCAACAAAATTTCTCCGATTCAAAACGCTTTGCGCTGGCGCCCTCTTTTAGCTGGCGTCCGGATGATAAAACTAACTTAACCCTGTTGGCGAACATTCAAAATGAGCCATCGTTGGGGTATTACGGTTGGTTACCGCGCAGCGGCACGGTTGACCCGTTGCCAAATGGGTCGCGTCTCTCGCCCAAATTTAATGAAGGTGCGACCAATAATATGTATGCGCGCCAACAGCGGATGGTGGGTTACAGCTTTGAACACGCGCTGGATGATACCTTTACCGTGCGTCAGAATTTGCGTTATATGCAGTTACGCACCGATCAAAACAGCGTTTACGGCACCGATATTTGTACTGCGGCAACCGGAAGCTGTGCGGGAATTGCCCCCGGCGACCTGAACCATTATCTTAGCCGTGGCACCATTGTTTCACGCGAAAAACTCAATTCATTTGCCGTAGATACCCAGTTAGAGAGTAAATTTACTACCGGTAGCGTGAGCCATACGCTGCTGACTGGCGTCGATTATCAACGGACACGCAATGACGTTAGCGCACTGTTTGGTTCTGCGCCTGCGCTGGATTTGTATAACCCGGTGTTTAACGATTTTGATTTCGCCTCTGCGCCGGGTTACCAGCTTAACCGTCAGGAACAGGTTGGCCTCTATGCACAAGAGCAGGGCGAATGGAACAAATGGGTGCTCACCGTTGGCGGCCGTTACGATTGGTTAAAACAATCGACTTTAACGCGTAGTACTAATACTTCAACCGACCGTAAAGACGGTCAATTCACCTCGCGTGCCGGTCTGAACTATCTGTTTGATAATGGTGTTTCTCCTTATATCAGCTATAGCGAATCCTTCGAGCCTAACTCCGGCGCCGACTTTGGCGGTAGTACATTTGCCCCATCAAAAGGCCGTCAATACGAAGCCGGGGTAAAATATGTGCCGAAAGATCGTCCGATCGTAGTGACGGGCGCACTCTATCAGTTGACCAAAACCAATAACCTGACTGCCGATCCTTCACATGCGTTTTTTAATATTGCCAGCGGAGAAATACGTTCGCGTGGCGTAGAGCTGGAAGCGAAAGCGGCGCTTAATGCCAATATCAACATGACGGCGTCTTATACCTATACCGACGCGAAATACACCAAAGACACGACTTTGCAGGATAAACAGCCGGTACAGGTTCCCCGCAATATGGCCTCTTTGTGGGGGGATTATACCTTCCATTCCGGGCCGGTTTCAGGGCTGACGTTGGGAACCGGCGCGCGTTATTTAGGCGCCAGCTATGGCGATCCGGATAATACCTTTAAGGCGGGCAGTGCCACCCTCGCCGATGCGGTAGTGAAATATGACTTAGGCCGCTTTGGATTAGACGGCTCTTCGATTGCGTTAAATATCAATAACCTTTTCGATCGTCATTATGTTTCCAGTTGCTTTGCGCAACAAGGCTGTTTCTGGGGCGCAGAACGCCAAATCGTGGGAACGGCGACTTTCCGTTTCTAATGTTTAACCGGGCACCTCCGGGTGCCCGCTACACCAGAAGAAAATCATGCACCATCAGCTCGCACAAGAGACTACCTTCAAGTTAGATAGCGTCAGTTTTACCGTGCCGGGTCGTACGCTGTTGCATCCGCTCTCACTAAACTTCCCTGCGGGAAAAGTGACCGGCTTGATCGGGCATAACGGTTCCGGGAAATCCACGCTGTTAAAAATGCTCGGTCGGCATCATGCCGCCAGCGCAGGACAGGTGTTGCTGAATGATCTGCCGGTTGGGCAGTGGCAAAGTAAGAGCTTTGCGCGTCAGGTGGCCTATTTGCCACAACAGCTACCGGCGGCGGAAGGCATGACGGTACGCGAACTGGTCGCGATTGGGCGTTACCCGTGGCATGGCGCGTTAGGGCGCTATGGGGTTGAAGATCGTGAACGTGTGGATGAAGCGATAGCGTTAGTTGGGCTCAAACCCTTTGCGAAACGTTTGGTGGATAGCCTTTCCGGTGGCGAGCGTCAACGAGCCTGGCTGGCGATGCTGGTGGCGCAGAATAGCCGCTGCCTGCTGCTGGATGAGCCTACTTCGGCGCTGGATATCGCCCACCAGGTGGAGGTGCTGGCGCTCATTCAACGGCTTAGTCATGCGCGTGGTTTAACGGTGATTGCCGTCTTACACGACATCAATATGGCCGCACGTTATTGCGACCATTTGGTGGCGCTACGCGGTGGAGAGATGATCGCACAGGGATTACCGGCAGAAATTATGGATGGCGACGTCTTGGAACGTATCTACGGTATCCCGATGGGGATTCTGCCGCATCCGCAAGGCGGGGCGCCGGTAAGTTTTGTGTATTGATCGCAGGAACGTTGTTATGCCGGATATTTTCCGCCGCCGTATGCTTACCGCGATGGCGCTTTCGCCATTGTGGTTGACCGGCGTAGCCCGGGCGCAAGCCCCTGACACAAAGCGTATTATTACGCTGGAATGGTTAACCGTTGAATTATTGATGGCGCTTGGCGTTACCCCGATGGGCGCCGCAGAGCTGCACAATTATCGTGTATGGGTAACCACGCCAGATCTCCCCGCCTCCACACTGGATGTCGGGCTACGTACCGAACCTAATATGGAATTAATCACCCAGTTAAATCCCTCGCTAATCCTCTATTCACAGGGATATGGCCCCTCTCCGGCTAAGCTGGCCCGCATTGCGCCGAGCATGGGGTTCGCGTTCAACTCAGGAGACGGCAAGCCGCTTACCACTGCTCGTCATTCACTACTGCAATTGGCTCAGCGTCTTAATCTTGAGTCGCGGGCGCATCAGCATCTGGCGCAATTTGATGACTTTATCGCCGCGATGCGCACTCGGCTGGCAGCACGCGCGCCAAGGCCGTTATTACTGATGTCATTGCTCGATAGCCGCCACGCGATTGTCTTTGGCAAAGGGAGCCTGTTTCTTGAGGTGATGGATGAACTGGGGATTGAGAATGCTTGGCAGGGCGAAACCAACTTCTGGGGCAGCACGATAATCGGCCTTGAACGTCTGGCGACTATCAAGGGTGCCGATGTCATCTGCTTCGAACATGATAATGCTGCGGTGATGCGGCAGGTCACTTCTACCGCACTGTGGCAATCTTTCGACTTTGCACGCCAACAGCGTTTTAAGCGTGTCCCGGCGGTGTGGTATTACGGCGCAACCTTATCGGCCATGCGCTTTTGCCATACGCTTGATCACGCGCTGGAGGCGTAATGAAACGGCATATCCGCTTTTCTATCACGCTGCTCGGCCTGTTGTTTATCTTGGCTCTGCTGTTAACCCTGTTTAACCTTAACCGCCACTTACCTATGCAACAGTGGCTGGCGGCCTTGCGCGCGCCCGATCCGGATCGGATCGAGAACATGGTGTTTCACTATAGTTTGTTGCCGCGTTTAAGTATCTCGCTGTTAGTCGGCGCTGGGTTGGGGCTGGTCGGCTTGCTATTCCAGCAGTTATTACGTAATCCACTGGCAGAGCCCACCACCCTTGGGGTCGCGAGCGGCGCCCAACTGGGGATCACCGTCGTTACACTGTGGAACCTGCCGGGCGGGGCGTTGACTCAACAAGTGGCGGCGATGAGCGGCTCAGTCATCGTTGGGTTAGTGGTATTTGGTATCGCATGGGGCAAACGTCTTTCTCCGGTGACATTAATTCTCGCCGGGCTGGTCATGAGCCTTTATTGCGGCGCGGTGAACCAGATTTTTGCCATCTTCAATCACGACCAGCTCCAAAATATGTTTTTGTGGAGCACCGGATCATTAAACCAGCAGGATTGGAGTAACGTTCAGTTCCTCTGGCCACGTCTGTTAGCCGGTTTTTTGCTGGCTTTACTCTTGATCCGCCCGTTGACCCTGATGGGGTTAGATGATGGTGTCGCGAAAAATCTAGGGCTGTCATTGTCCCTGGTCCGTCTGGCCGGGTTGGCGTTAGCGATTATCCTGAGCGCAATATTAGTGAGTTCGGTAGGAATAGTCGGGTTTATCGGTCTGTTTGCTCCTCTGCTAGCGCGTATGCTCGGGGCGCGGCGCTTAGCCGCTCGTATGGTGCTCGCGCCGTTGATTGGCGCTTTATTGTTATGGCTGGCCGACCAAACGGTGAGTTGGCTGACCGATGTGTGGCAAGAACTTCCTACTGGTACGGCAACGGCATTGATTGGTGCGCCGCTGTTGCTATGGCTATTACCGCGTTTACGTACCGGTTCGGTACCGCCAGCGCTGGATAAGGGCGATCATATCCCGGTAGAGCGCCATCACATTGTATGGTGGGGGCTGCTGGGCGGCGGCGTGCTTCTGCTACTGCTGGCGACTGCACTCTCTTTCGGGCGGGATGCGCAGGGATGGGTGTGGGCAAGCGGTGACTTGTGGCAGCAGTTGTTACCGTGGCGCGCACCACGTATGGTTGCCGCGTTGGTCGCCGGAGTCATATTGGGGGTTGCCGGTTGCGTGATCCAACGTTTGACCGGTAACCCGATGGCGAGCCCCGAGGTGTTAGGCATCAGTTCCGGCGCCGCTTTTGGCGTAGTGATGATGCTGTTTCTGGTGCCAGATAATGCCTTTGGCTGGCTACTTCCTGCGGGAAGCCTCGGCGCGGGGCTAACATTACTGATTATTATGCTGGTTGCCAGCCGTGGCGGTTTTTCACCCGAGCGTATGCTGCTGGCCGGAATGGCATTAAGCACCGCCTTTACCACGTTGCTGATGCTGTTATTGGCAAGCGGCGATCCGCGGATGGCCTCGTTGCTCACCTGGATTTCCGGCTCAACCTATAATGTTGATGCCACTCAAGCTTGGCATACTGCAGCATGTGCCGCGGTGGTGCTCCTGCTGGTACCGCTGACGCGCCGTTGGTTGACGATTCTACCGCTCGGCGGCGCGACTGCACGTGCGGTGGGGATGGCGTTAACGCCCTCACGTTTGGCGCTGTTGCTACTGGCGGCGATCTTAACCGCCACGGCAACGTTGACCGTTGGGCCACTGAGTTTCATTGGCTTAATGGCGCCGCACATGGCGCGTATGCTGGGTTTTCGGCGTGCATTGCCACAGTTGATCATGGCGGCATTATTGGGCGGAGGGTTGATGGTGTTTGCCGATTGGTGCGGCAGAATGCTTTCGTTCCCCGACCAGATTCCGGCCGGATTAATGGCGACCTTTTTTGGCGCGCCGTATTTCGTGTATTTGCTCAGAAAGGCGATATAGTCGAAGCGAGATTAAGGGATGAGCGCGGCGTGCCGCGCTCATGTAAGACTACAAGCGGGCGAAACAGCGACGTGCGGCGTCAATGGTTCGCTGAATATCTTCCTGAGTATGTGCCAGCGACATGAAGCCCGCTTCAAAAGCCGAAGGCGCGAGGTAAATTTTCTCTTCCAGCATCAAATGGAAGAAGGTTTTAAACCGCGCGACATCGCACTTCGTGACATCCTCGTAACGGCTAACTTTTTCCGCATCGGTAAAGAACAGACCAAACATACCGCCGACATGGTTGACGACCAGCGGGATATTTTCGGCTTTGGCGGCTTCGCGCAGGCCATTCGCCAACTGGGTGGTTAACTCCGACAAGGTTTCATGCGTGCCGGGTTGCGCAATTTCGCTTAAACAGGCGAAGCCGGCAGCCATTGCGATGGGGTTACCTGAGAGGGTGCCCGCCTGGTAAACCGGGCCAACCGGCGCCAGCGCATCCATGATTTCACGGCGGCCGCCGAAAGCGCCGACTGGCATACCGCCACCAATGATTTTCCCGAGGCAGGTTAGATCAGCCTCCACATCGTAATACGCCTGCGCGCCGCCCAACGCGACGCGGAAACCGGTCATCACCTCATCAATAATCAATAAGGCACCAAACTCATCGCACAATGCGCGTAAGCCTGGTAAGAAATCTGCCTCCGGCGGGATGCAGTTCATATTACCGGCGACGGGTTCAACGATGATGCAGGCGACCTCGTGTGGATACTGCTCGAAAGCGGCACGTACTGAAGCCAGATCGTTATAGGTACAGGTCAAGGTATGTTTGGCGAAATCGGCCGGGACGCCGGGAGAGTTGGGTTGACCCAGCGTTAACGCGCCGGAACCCGCTTTTACCAGCAGACAGTCGGCGTGCCCGTGGTAACAACCTTCAAACTTAATAATTTTATCGCGCCGCGTGTAGCCACGCGCCAGGCGAATCGCGCTCATGGTGGCTTCGGTGCCGGAGTTCACCATCCGCACCATATCCATATTCGGCATCAGCTCACAAACCAGCTCAGCCATTTTGACTTCCATTTCCGTTGGCGCGCCAAAACTCAGGCCGCGTTCGGCCGCTTCAATGACTGCGCTACGGATCGCCGGATGATTATGGCCCAGCACCATCGGCCCCCAGGAACCGACATAATCAATATAGGCCTTGCCATCAACATCATAGAGGTAAGCGCCGTTTGCTCGCTCAATGAAAAGCGGTACGCCGCCAACGCCGGTAAACGCGCGCACCGGCGAGTTTACGCCGCCGGGGATAGAACGCTGCGCCTGGGCATACAGATTTTCGGACTTACTCATGGGTCGGCTCCTGATTTTTGGAAAAAAGCTGCCCCATTCTAAGGGAACTTGTCGACCGGGTGAAAGGTGAGTTACGCGATTGACGCGATTAGCGGAGATTTTGGCGCGACCCGCACCCGGCATATCGGTATGATACGATCCTTTACTCTCTCCTGTTTATGCATGCTATGACACAGATACCGCCTTCAACCGTTGCCGGAATGGATCAGTCCCCACAATCAACCGAAGATCTTCCGGTCGTTCCTCTACGGCGTGGCGATTTGCTGCGCATGTTATTACGACGCGATAAAACGCCGGTGGCGATCCTGGTGGTGGCGGGTATTGCCGGTACGTTGGCAGGTTTGGTCGGCGTGGCGTTTGAAAAAGCGGTAAATAGCGTACAGGTGATGCGCCTAAGCATGTTGCAGCACACCGAGGGCCATTTATGGCTAACTTTTCCGCTGGCCTTTATTCTCTCGGCATTGCTGGCGGTCGTGGGATATTGGTTGGTGCGTCGTTTCGCGCCTGAAGCCGCCGGTTCAGGGATCCCTGAGATTGAAGGCGCGCTGGAGGAGTTGCGTCCGGTTCGCTGGTGGCGTGTCATCCCGGTCAAATTTATTGGCGGCATGGGCACCTTGGGGGCGGGCATGGTGCTTGGGCGTGAAGGGCCGACGGTGCAGCTTGGTGGCAATATTGGGCGCATGGTGTTGGATATATTTGGTTTGCGCAGCGCAGAAGCCCGGCATTCTCTGTTGGCGACCGGTGCCGCTGCCGGGCTCTCTGCCGCCTTCAACGCGCCGCTGGCGGGGATCTTGTTCATTATTGAAGAGATGCGGCTGCAGTTTCGTTACAGTTTAATCTCGATTAAAGCGGTGTTCGTTGGCGTGATTATGTCGAGCATTGTCTTCCGTATTTTCAACGGCGAGCATGCGGTTATTGAAGTGGGGAAGTTGACGAATGCGCCGGTGAATACGCTGTGGTTATACCTGCTACTGGGGATGATTTTTGGCGGAGTTGGCGTGTTGTTTAACGCGTTGATTTACCGCACCCAGGATTTTTTTCAACGCTGGCATGGCGGCGTGATGAAAAAAGCGCTGCTGCTTGGCGCCGGGCTGGGTGGCCTGTGCGGTATTTTGGCGGTTATTCAACCGGAGGCGGCGGGCGGCGGTTTCAGCCTGATTCCGGTGGCGGCGGCGGGAAGTTACAGTGTGGGGATGTTGCTGTTTATTTTTATCGCCCGCATGGTCACCACCTTATTGTGTTTTAGCTCTGGCGCGCCGGGGGGAATTTTTGCCCCGATGTTGGCATTAGGCACATTACTCGGTACGGCATTTGGCATGGCCTCCGCGACGCTGTTTCCCGCCTTGCATTTACAGCCGGGCACCTTTGCTATCGCGGGCATGGGCGCGTTGTTTGCCGCCTCGGTGCGCGCCCCCTTGACCGGTATCGTATTGGTGCTGGAAATGACCGATAACTATCAGTTGATTTTGCCGATGATTATCACGTGTTTGGGTGCGACATTACTGGCGCAGTTTTTTGGCGGTAAGCCGCTCTACTCATCGCTTCTCGCCAGAACGCTGGCCAGGCAGCAACAGCGCCAGGAGGTGCAGGCGGAAGGCGGGGGCACAAACTGCCAGGGCTAATACTTGATTGCGCTACCAGGGTATTAGATAATGACCGTTAATTATGGTCGATTTATGACCTTTCAGGCGGCAGCTTGAATGATATTCGGAGCGTTAACATGAGTGATGAAGTAGTAGCACTGCCCTTACAATTTACTGATGCGGCGGCCAGCAAGGTAAAAAACCTGATTTCCGATGAGGACAACCCGGATCTGAAACTGCGGGTGTACATTACCGGCGGCGGTTGTAGTGGCTTTCAGTATGGTTTTACCTTTGATGACAAAATCAACGAAGGCGATATGACGATTGAGAAATCCGGCGTCGCGTTGGTGGTTGACCCAATGAGCCTGCAATATCTGGTTGGCGGCTCGGTCGATTATACCGAGGGCCTGGAAGGGTCGCGCTTTGTGGTGACTAACCCGAATGCGAAAACCACCTGTGGATGCGGCTCCTCCTTCAGCATCTAAACCTGCCGCCGGGCAAGCGCAAACTTGTTCGGCTCGGGTTACCTCTCAACAGTAATTAACTGTCTCACGCGGGTTACCTTCCCATTCTTGATAGATTCTCCGTCATTATTAGCCCACAGGCTGCGATACGCGGGGCTTCTAATGGGAGGAGGAGGGTTTTTTCGCCTGTAGTGCCTGACAAAGCTGCTCCGCGGCGAGAATAATTCGCGGGCCTGGGCGGCTAAACCAGTCATCATTAACGGCAATCACCGGGACATTGAGCCGGGGGCGCCAATAACGCTCTACCTGCTGAATCTGCTTAGCTTCACCGCCGATCACAATAAATTGCGGATGGCGCATCAACACCTGTTCACGACTGACTTGTGGCCAGGGCACGGCGCTATGCGCGAAAATATTCACTCCGCCGCACAGGCCGATTATTTGGTTTTGTAAAGTTGCCTGCGACGCGGTAAATAAAGGTTGGAAACCAAACTGTAGAAAAACCGTTTTTTTCGGCGCGTTGGCATAACGCTGGCGTAGCGCATCGACACGTTTGGCTAACTCATCGGCCTGTGTTGCCGCCTGTTGTGGCTGCGGGCTCCAGTTTTGCAAATGACGCAACGCGGTAATCACCTCTTCGATGGAGTTCGCGTTAATCCACTCGACTTTCAGACCCAGCGACTGTAATTGCGCCACCTGGCGCTGCGGGTTACCGCCTCTCCATGCCAACACCACATCCGGTTTTAGCGCCAGGATGCGTTCAACGTTAATTCCCTGCCAGTTGGCGACTTGCTCAATCTTTTTCGCCGCAGCGGGATAGTCCGACCATGCGCTCACGCCAACCGGGGTAATACCGGCGGCAAAGGCTAACTCGGTAAGATGGGGCGCGAGAGTCACCACACGCGGCGGTGCGCTGTTTGCCAGTGCTGCTGCTGACAGCACCAGCAAACATATGCCGAGCAGAAGGTGTTTAAGCGCGCGCAAGATGGTTTAACAGCGTTTCAACCATCAGGGAGGATTGCGCTGCCGCTACGGCGAGAAACTCTTCGAAGCTGAGGTGTGACTCGCGGTCGGCGACGTCGGAAATCGCGCGGATGACGACAAATGGCGTTGAGAATTGGTAGCAAACGTGGGCAATCGCGGTGGCTTCCATCTCTACGGCTATGGCTTGCGGGAAGGTGTGGCGAATGCGTGCCAGCGGCTCGGCGCCATTAATAAAGGCATCGCCGCTGACAACTAACCCACGCACCGCATGCAAGTCTAATGCGGCAATACACTGTTCGGCGGCGGCAATCAGTTTTTCATCGGCAACGAAGGCTGCCGGGCACCCCGCCATCTGACCAGGTTGATACCCAAAAGCGGTAACATCGGCGTCGTGATAGCGTACTTCATCGGAAACCACGATATCGCCAACGTTAAGGCTGGGGGCCAAACCGCCGGCTGAGCCGGTGTTAATCACAAAATCGGGTTGGCAGCGCTCCAGGAGAAGTGCGGTACCCATCGCCGCCGAAACTTTACCAATCCCTGACTTCAATAGCGCCACTTCTACGCCGTTTAGCGTACCGGTATAAATTTCGCAGCCAGCCACGGCCAGCGTTTGACGGTTTTCAATTTTGTCACGCAGCAGAGTGACTTCCTGCTCCATCGCGCCAATAATGCCTGCTTTCATAGAGATACCCGCTAATGTTGTGGAATTTATCGTCAAAAATGGTGCATAGTTTATCATGCCTGGCGGGAGAATATTTCATGCGATGAAGAAGGAGTCGAAATGGCAGCGATTAATTTCAGGACGAAGATTGTCTTTTTGCGGCCTTACAGTAGCCGTGAAGATCCGCAGGGTGAATATGGTATCACCCGGCATTTTGAGAGCGATCGCGGCAGAATTATTAACTCCGCCGCGATTCGGCGCTTACAACAAAAAACACAAGTTTTCCCGCTTGAACGTAACGCCGCAGTACGTTCACGCTTAACGCACTCCCTTGAAGTCCAGCAAACCGGTCGCTATATCGCCAAAGAGATTTTGGAAACGCTGCGCGCACGCGGCGGCCTGGCGCAGTATGGTTTACAAGAACTGTCCGGCGCCTTTGAAAGTTTGGTGGAAATGTCTTGCTTGCTACACGATGTCGGCAATCCGCCTTTTGGGCATTTTGGCGAGTCGGCTATTAATGACTGGTTTGATGATAACCT contains the following coding sequences:
- the mtnN gene encoding 5'-methylthioadenosine/S-adenosylhomocysteine nucleosidase, giving the protein MKAGIIGAMEQEVTLLRDKIENRQTLAVAGCEIYTGTLNGVEVALLKSGIGKVSAAMGTALLLERCQPDFVINTGSAGGLAPSLNVGDIVVSDEVRYHDADVTAFGYQPGQMAGCPAAFVADEKLIAAAEQCIAALDLHAVRGLVVSGDAFINGAEPLARIRHTFPQAIAVEMEATAIAHVCYQFSTPFVVIRAISDVADRESHLSFEEFLAVAAAQSSLMVETLLNHLARA